The following coding sequences are from one Kosakonia sp. H02 window:
- a CDS encoding type VI secretion system tube protein Hcp, with protein MAIDMFLKVDGVTGESKDSNHTGWTDITSFSWGASQPGNMSVGGGGGAGKVNFNDLHVNALIDKSTTAILKHCSSGKHLTKVELSVCKAGGQQVEYARITLEDVLVTSVQYTGADNGDTVGVTYAFQAAKVKQQYWEQSSSGGKGAETSAGWNIKENKEA; from the coding sequence ATGGCTATTGATATGTTTCTGAAGGTCGATGGAGTTACGGGTGAATCTAAAGACTCTAACCACACCGGCTGGACTGATATCACATCTTTTTCCTGGGGGGCTTCACAACCCGGAAACATGAGTGTTGGCGGTGGCGGCGGTGCCGGTAAAGTCAATTTCAACGACCTGCATGTTAACGCACTCATTGACAAATCCACGACGGCTATCCTGAAGCACTGCTCCAGCGGCAAGCATCTGACCAAAGTTGAACTGTCTGTCTGCAAAGCGGGCGGTCAGCAGGTTGAATATGCGCGCATCACACTGGAAGACGTGCTGGTGACCTCAGTTCAGTACACCGGTGCTGACAACGGCGACACCGTGGGCGTAACTTACGCATTCCAGGCAGCGAAAGTGAAACAGCAGTACTGGGAGCAGTCCTCTTCCGGCGGTAAAGGTGCTGAAACCAGCGCTGGCTGGAACATCAAAGAGAACAAAGAAGCGTAA